A single region of the Triticum dicoccoides isolate Atlit2015 ecotype Zavitan chromosome 2B, WEW_v2.0, whole genome shotgun sequence genome encodes:
- the LOC119365518 gene encoding altered inheritance rate of mitochondria protein 25-like, giving the protein MWRLPGLLSQAAAAGRAAARTSSSHVSGSKGFSSGGGGSPLPRGWLRRLWIEELKREKEAARRLGGGVCKAEGVGEDPLGYLANAARAFVNSGSAAAGIDKVRPGGAARGEVAPSKGGQYDPKDLPYLEAKLEPLLSRANLLIARDVEWANIMFAFEQESRYIIMDPLFSQSPVGYIREKSNVIFRQLLRSRRPFTAQFTDAMGNEIFTVRRPFWFINSSIYAEVDGKEVGVVHRRWHLWLRIYDLYLGNKQFAVVENPGFWNWTFTLIDEDENVLAQIDRNWRGIGFELFTDAGQYAIRFGDDGQSSRLGLGSDIEELNVVRPLSLPERAVALALAVSLDSDYFSRRGGWGLPFLIATE; this is encoded by the exons ATGTGGCGGCTGCCCGGGCTGctctcccaggccgccgcggccggGAGGGCGGCGGCGAGGACCAGCAGCAGCCACGTCAGCGGTTCCAAGGGCTTCTCCAGCGGAGGGGGCGGGTCCCCGCTGCCCCGAGGGTGGCTGCGGAGGCTGTGGATCGAGGAGCTGAAAAGGGAGAAGGAAGCTGCGAGGAGACTGGGGGGAGGCGTCTGCAAGGCCGAAGGTGTTGGCGAGGATCCGCTCGGCTATTTGGCCAACGCCGCGCGCGCGTTCGTGAATTCCGGGTCCGCCGCGGCGGGGATTGACAAGGTGAGGCCTGGGGGAGCGGCCCGCGGCGAGGTGGCCCCGTCTAAAGGCGGCCAGTATGACCCCAAGGACCTCCCATACCTAGAG GCCAAGCTGGAGCCTCTCCTCTCAAGAGCCAACCTCCTTATAGCCAGAGATGTGGAATGGGCAAATATCATGTTTGCTTTCGAGCAG GAGAGTAGATATATCATAATGGATCCACTCTTTTCCCAGTCT CCTGTAGGATATATTCGAGAGAAAAGCAATGTCATCTTTAGGCAG TTACTTCGGTCGAGACGGCCATTTACTGCACAATTTACTGATGCTATGGGTAATGAGATATTCACG GTCCGCCGGCCATTTTGGTTCATCAACAGCTCTATTTATGCAGAAGTGGATGGCAAG GAGGTAGGTGTAGTCCACAGGCGCTGGCATCTTTGGCTTAGAATTTATGATCTGTACTTAGG GAACAAGCAATTTGCTGTGGTTGAGAATCCTGGATTTTGGAACTGGACCTTTACCCTTATTGATGAAGATGAAAATGTGTTGGCCCAGATTGACCGTAATTGGAGGGGAATTGGTTTTGAG CTCTTTACGGATGCTGGCCAGTATGCAATTCGGTTTGGTGATGATGGACAAAGCAGTAGACTTGGTCTCGGTTCAGAt ATCGAAGAACTAAACGTTGTTCGCCCGCTGAGTTTACCTGAAAGGGCTGTAGCTCTTGCTCTGGCAGTGTCCCTGGACTCAGATTACTTCTCTAGGAGAGGGGGCTG GGGACTGCCTTTTCTCATCGCCACAGAGTAG